The window AACACAGTTTACTTAGAAGTTTTACTCTCTTACTTCCCTCCAGATTGTCGCATTTATTAAAAAGTCCATAAACGTCAGTGCGAATAAGACAGAGTCTGTAACAGGTTAGATGAACGACTTTTACCCAAAAAGTCCTTCACATGTCATTAAATGTAATCCGTGTTTCTGCAGGACCCTGAGTGCTGACGTCCTGTGAGATACGCATTTTACGCTCAGCCGCAGTCatttcattaatcatttaagATTTTCTACGTGTTGACACGATCAGTCAGGATTTAAGTGTAATTGACTTCCAGAACTTTTGTTGTTCCACACAGAATCCAGTTGTGCCCAGTAAAAACATCTGGATGAGTCCAGCACCATCACAGCTGCCCGGACGGATTTCgggttgtttcattttttttattgttacgCGGATTACTACTGAATAATATTCAGACAAGAAGTGAAGACAAATTCAGGCTGAAAGTCACAGATCAAACCTCAGGAGATTTTCCACTGAGCTAAATGGCACAATGAAATCAGGAACACATCTGTAGCTTTGCCAATAAAACTAATTTGAATGTCACGACTTCCTTCTTAAAATccttaataaaataaaagataaatatgaaGAAAGTATTTATTCAGTCAGATCCCAGAGGAGCGTGTGATCGATTGGCTCTTTACCAGTCGAAGCCCTGCATTTTCTTCCTGTCCAATAGTCTTCTCTTCAGACGTCCTCTCAAACTTACACCCCATCCAAAGAAGTATAGTGGGAGGATGCTTTACTTTACTCAAGGGGACTGTGCGTCCAGTTTCCTTTGTAGGATTTCACCTACATCTGCCGTATTGTTcaaaatgtatattatatatgtgagtgtgtgtgtgtatgtgttcccACAAATTAATTGTCATAATTGAattctcatttctttcctcctctcctgccttttTAGAGACTGTGATGGAAAGGGATCGCTACATGAGCCCCATGGAGGCGCAGGACTTTGGTCTTATCGACCGGGTCCTGGTCCATCCCCCTCAGGCAGGCCAGGATGAGCCTGAGCTGGTGCAGAAAgaaccaccagcagcagcagcagccagtccCTCTCCACAGCCGGAGTCTCCAGCTGCTGAGCAGGTTTCCCCTGGGACAAATCCCCCCTCCTCATACAAACCTGAGCCATGAGCCCACCACAGAGCTGCCACGAGTTGATACCTGGCAGTTCCTGAGAACAAGGCcaagttgtgtttgtcttgtctgaAGTGGCTTCTTTCTTCCCCTTAACCAACGCTGTGCGATCTCCAtatgtgattgtctgtcttttgtctgtgtgtcagccctgtggtGGTTTTTGTTGAATCAGACAGAATATAATTTCAAGTCTGGAGACACACTGGTCTGCTTTGCAAAGTTGTGTCTTCACTACAGAAGCAACAGCGCCCTCTGCTGttgaaaaggagaggaagaaaatactTAGAACACCTGGTGCTTTCACACTTTCTGTCATCCGAGCACTGACCAAGTCTCACCCGTGCTTAGCTTTTAAGATGAGACATGTTCAAGCATTCAGAGGATTACAGACAATACAGGCATGGGTGCTACAAACAAACTGTTGAAAATCATCATTAGACTTTTATTTGCCATTATACATTCATCTGCCGctgcagctggagaagaagTGTCTTTCCTATAACATGTTCCTCCGAGATTTAAAATTTAATCATTGGATACAATGTTCAGGGTgctaaccattacaccatggAACCACTTCAAAGCTCTAGATTTTCCTGCATAGAAAGTCATTTTATCATTCTAACTTTAAACAGGCTGACAATGTAGAAGCTTAAGGTGCCACTGCTcccaaaatgttttcagaggtGGGACTTGAGTCCACACCACCAGGGCAAACTGCAATATGAATACAGAACTTTAGACCACTCAGCCATCCTAACTCCTTTAACAGCTTCTGTCCTAATACAAATCACTTAGTAAATAAAGCCTTACGTACCACCATGTGCactgggaataaaaaaaaatggaacagATCCCTACATGATATTACCATGTGTGTTATACAGCCAGTGAAGCAGTGGTTACCTTTGTGGTGGGAGTCAAACAGGACACTCAGATTTGGAGCGTGTTTGAGTGATTACTCAAGTGAATTTCCAACTCTTAAGACGTACAAATGACATACTCTcaatttaaattgaaatttacAGGCTCCAGATTTTGAATGCCTTCACTGTCTCCAAATTTGGGCTAGCCACTGGCTAGCTGGTGTCTCATTCATTTCCAAGAAAAGCAGTCAGACGTTAACAGTAAACCTTACTGTTGCAAAACAACTTACTGAGTAAGAATCTTCAGTGTGCAGATGAGAAGAACTCATCAGTAAGGTTTAGCTTACACAAATGAAGAAACTGCTCCTTTATGAAGATTTATCCATTGCAGAGAAGTTGTATTGTCTCTTTAATTAGTCCTTAAGATCAGCTTCCACTGAGATGTGAACTCAGCTCATTGCTCATTGAGTCCAGCACACTAATCATTACACCACAGGACCACATGCAGTGTCTTCCATGATCTCAGCATGTGTGTTGTACATGCAGGGTACAGGACATAGAAATGAtacaacagtaacaacaacacagacaaaaacccaaaaaagcAGTTGTTTTTGTCCTTATGAAGACTACCCAGTAGCAGAGAACTTTTACTGCTTCCTTAGTTAGTATTTAAGATCCCACTAAGAGTTGATCTTGGATTGTTTACCATCACCATGAAACCTCTGCatttcacacagacaaattCTTCCATGAGGGTTGGGTTCCACCAAGACgtgagtccacacacacacacacacacacacacacacacacacacacacacacacacacacacacacacacacacatcatatatctatatatagagagatAATTAAAGCATGTTTTTCACTTACTGAAAGCAGAAAGAATGCAGTAAAGACAATGCatctcaaacacacaggagcagtgggctgcatcaagcggGGGTTAAGTGCCCTGCtgaagggcacatcagtcggctaatggaggggaggaggatttttcgcattaatcactccaccataCCCAAATTTTCCCTGGTGGGGGAATCTAACCAGCAACCCTCCAACCACAAGCCGCatctccaacctccaggccacaGCTGCCACCCTAATGATAGAGTAAGTGGGAAAAAGTCAAACAAGCTTCAAATCATTGCTGTGAACTTTCTGCTGTGCGACTGTGAcctgagctgagctgacctGAACGTGATCTGAGACGGCTGCTTTTGCATTGGCGACATGCGCTCTTCTTCTGACAACCTGTGAGTCAGTTGctgtgaaaagcacaaaaagtgTTTCATCATTCAGAGCAGGATGCGATGTCAGCCTTATATTGgacagcatgcaaacatttgttaGGATTTTCTGACCGGATTATGGACGTATTTTGTCACAGAGAAACTCTTCCAAACTGGTAAGTTCTGCTGTTCTTCACGACATGTCACGATATGAGTGTAAAATGGGTGGAGAAGAAATGAGTGAACGTATTATTTTGCAGTGTGCTGATCTGTCTTTGTAACACACAGGCAGAAGTACATGTTTGGTATCGCTGGAAAGTTCCGTTTGTGCTCCTTCATCTGACGCGCGTCTTATCTGCGCGATCAAGCCAGACTAATGGGTGCGCAGGTGGACGCAGAGCTATGCAGACTGTAACTCTGATCAAATCTGAGCTCACTTCATAgatctttttctctctaacaCAGACAAGTTGCACTTTGCTGTGATATGCGTGCCTTCTTGTTGTAACGAGTAGTTCCACAACAATTCAACAGAGAAGAAGTGAATTTGGACGCGACATCTAACGGTTAAAATCAGTTGGtgtttggacctcctgctgcggtcctgcttgacacaCCTGCTGTTGTCCCTTAGTCTTATTTctacattattgtttttattattttttttgtcactccTGTActtttttattgttgctgttgctatgcgtctctgtctgtgtccagaGTGCTCACCATTAAAGCACAGGACCTCTATGCACACTGAGCAGTCTTTTGCAAATTCATTCTAAAAGAGCTCATCAATAAGGAACTCCTCCTTTATGAAAACTACCTCATTGTGGAGATTGCATCCTTAATTGGTACTAAAGAGCAGGTTCCACCGAGATTTGAACTCGGATCGCTGGATTCAGAGTCCAGAGTgctaaccattacaccatggAACCTCtgcacacatgcggcacacatgcagcacacagtgGCTTCATGATCTCAGCATGTGTGTCATCCTGACTTCAAATACTTGAACCATCTCACTTGGACCAGCAACTCACTTCAAAATCAGAGAGAAGAATCCAGTGTTTTCCCTCAGAGAACCACGACCacgaaaacacaaaagcatctgAAAGGAGGAAACTCAGCCTTTGGTCATGTGCACGTGTTCCAGATACTTTGTCCCATCATTcatgagccaccaaaaatggggGTGGGTGTATAAAAACAGCTGTAATTCCTAAACAGTCAAtcccacacttttgtcaaagcCCTTTAATTAAAGTTTTCTTCATTTCCAATTCAGTGTGGTGCTGTGCAGAGGCCAGATGCCAACAACCTTGTACTTGTCCCAGTACATTGGGACCTAACTGTGTATACACAGACAAGAATACACCTACAAAGATTTCTTTGTGGTCACAGTGCTGACGGACTTATTGTACAGAAATGGCAGTGGTCATTTGTGAATCACAAGAGAACTGACTGAAGAACAAGGACAttaaaagactggaaaaagaaatgtatgaatatgaatggtttcatttctcttttaGTTTCCGAAAGTCAATAAAGTTTTAGCcacacaaaatgagaaatttcTCCTTTATGAAGGTTTCCCCACAGTGAAGAAATTATCTTGTGTCTTTAATTAGGACTTAAGAAAAGGTTCCACTGAGATTTGAACTCAGATCACTGGATTCAGAGCCCAGAATgctaaccattacaccatggAACCTCTGTATGTGGTGAGTAGACAGTTTCTTCTATGATTTCAGCATGTATATCATGCATGCAGAGCACTGAACATAGAAAGCATGCAGcagtaacaacaacacagacaataacagaaaaaaagcagtttttacatttaagtAAATTTATTACAGTAACCTAGTAAGTGAAATGTTCACGGagatgggacaaatggtcactTCAAGGCTAATTCTGAGAGACTTCTTACAAACAGGGATGCTGTATAGGAAGGATTCTTAGCGTGCTAACTTTACTCAGGCTGACAAGGCTTAGAAACGGTGCTGCTGCTCATCTCCTTCATACACACTGCAGACTTTTGCCAGTATCATCTCACTGGCAGAGGTTATGATTCAGGAGCCTCCAGACCAAGACCTGCTAGGATGTGTGAAAAACACATGCTGTCAGAAGTGGGATTCAAAGCCACGCCTCCAGAGGAGACTGCGACCTGAACGCAGCATTTTAGACCACTCAGCCATCCTGAGTTTTTTCCACAGTGCTCATTTT of the Scatophagus argus isolate fScaArg1 chromosome 16, fScaArg1.pri, whole genome shotgun sequence genome contains:
- the LOC124073489 gene encoding uncharacterized protein LOC124073489 isoform X2 is translated as MGLSEVIVKTSCQKWDSNPRLQRRLRPERSALDRSAILTPSETVMERDRYMSPMEAQDFGLIDRVLVHPPQAGQDEPELVQKEPPAAAAASPSPQPESPAAEQVSPGTNPPSSYKPEP
- the LOC124073489 gene encoding ATP-dependent Clp protease proteolytic subunit, mitochondrial-like isoform X1 yields the protein MYSSDCGLIVLSATKTVMERDRYMSPMEAQDFGLIDRVLVHPPQAGQDEPELVQKEPPAAAAASPSPQPESPAAEQVSPGTNPPSSYKPEP